GGAGAGCATAGCCGTGGTTCCAGCAACAATAGCAGAAAATtcacagggaggggagggggtacAGGAGGCAGTGGCTGCAAGGGACAAGGTTAGGGGTGATTAGAAGGCAAAATCAGTGGGCCGTGCCATTTGGGAACGAGGAAGAGGGAGGAGTTGACAACTGCCAGAGATTCTGGCTCAGGTGTATCTGTATGGGTAGTGGGGTCTCCACTTAGGGTAGGGAGCTCGGGAGGAGGGCATGGGtttgggtgatgatgatgacttCAGGTGTGGCAGGCTGAGTAGGAGGGACTCGCAGGGGAGGTGCCTGCGGATATATTAATACATGTCTGAAAGCTCATTGGGAGACCTGGGTTGAGCATGGATTGAGCATCATCTGCATACCAGGGCAGTGAAATCTGGAGGAAAACCGAAAGGACACTGTTAACAGGCATTGTATGGGGGACACAGAACATTCTAGATCCTGAGATAAAAGGTTCAGAAAAGGATTGCTGGACTTACCATGAGCACGAAGGGCTCTGGTGACCTGGGTCCGAGCATATTCAGCTGACTTGACTTGGGGAGTGAATGGAGTGGGAGCCGGCCACAGTGGGGAAAGCGGGTGGTGGTGTCCCAGTGGAGGGAGTTCCTGGGCAGGGCCTGCCTGGGCCCAGTAGTGCTCACCCAGCTGCCCTCTCTCCAGATTTGGCAGCAAGGAGGAATACATGTCCTTCATGAACCAGTTCCTAGAGCATGAGTGGACCAACATGCAGCGCTTCCTGCTGGAGATCTCCAACCCTGAGACCCTCTCCAATACAGCCGGCTTCGAGGGCTACATCGACCTGGGCCGCGAGCTCTCCAGTCTGCACTCACTGCTCTGGGAGGCCGTCAGCCAGCTGGAGCAGGTGCCTGTTGCTGTGGGGCGGAGGTGGGGCCAAAAGCTGCCATTGGGCTTTTAGTGTTCCCCTTTCCAGAGTTACCATGGAGGGCAGAGAGTTCGCCCATGTAGCATGATCAGGCCAGGTCCTGTCAGAACACACTGGGGATCTGTGGGCCCCATTTTCTCCGTGGGCAAATGCTGTGTTCACTTGGCAGTATCTGCCAAGGCCGCCCCACTCTGGGTACTAGGGCTGGGGTGTTCCGCATGCACTCAGCCTTTAGTGGACAAGCGCCACTGTTCTGCCTGCCAGAGCATGTGAGAAATAGAATTGGATCGTGAATCCACCTGTATGAAGAAGATGACTCAACACCCTGTACCTCCACTTGTCCAGCAGGAAGTTGAAAACCTTTCTAGGATTGCCCTGGACCATCAGTTGACAAGGTTACTCCCTAGACACCTCTGACACTGCTGCAGTCACCTGAAGTGAGCCCTCCCTAGCCTGAGACTTCACTGatccccagcctcagcccacaCAGTGAGCAACTAGTTCTTGGACTTAAGGGCTGGGTCTACCAGGAACTACTTGCCGAATATCTGTTGCTTTCTAGGGCTCCAAGGGACCACCTTACTTTTGTAAGGCGCTGAAACTGGCCTGGAAGGCCCTTCATGCCTCCTGGTCCCATTCCCTAGAGGTGACCGCTCAGAGCACTGGTATGCAGCCTTCTGGACGCGATCTGTGCATGTGTaagcgcacacacacatgcaggtgcacacacatagagctcctttcctttttcagtttgttttaaaGCAAGAACATACTGTGTATGCTGCTGTGTGCATTTCTTACCACTGTATTGTGGGCCTCTTTGCTTGTCAGTGCAATCTGCACCACCGCCAGGGACTTTTTATGACTGCATCGTATGAATGCTATTTATTTCACCAGTcccctattgatggacacttaggttagtCCTGACTTTTCACTAGAATTAGGTGCTGTTGCAATCAAAGGCCATCATTTTTGCTCATTTGTATCCACTTGCCTTTGGCTGTGAGAGACACaggagggagaaatggaaatGAGGGCCGAGACCCTACATTCCACCAGTTCCAGTCCCTGCACTGCAGCCAACACTAGTCACTGTCACTGCCACCACTTACCTTGCCTCTGTGCTATCCACGTTTCTGCACAACCAGGCAGGAAGAATAGAAAGTGATCAGTATTGTCACACCAGTGATAGGGTGCAACAGGGATTTGAAACACAACTGTTTGCCTCTCAATTGTGTGCTCTATTGCCTGCATGAGTTTTCACACTTTGTTTTCTCACACAGACCTCTGTGGAAGCTTGTGCATAAACAGGTGAAGGCAGTGTCCCCACAGCCTAGAATCCTCTGCCCCTTAAGTCCTCTAAAGCGTGCCAGCAAGGTTCAGATGGGTTCAGGCACTGCCTTCTGCCTGACCAGCACCTGAGGGTGCCTGCTATGTGCCTGGACCATCTCCACTGGGGCTCAGGTGCCAAAGTGGGTCAGGCCCCAGCCCATCCCGTGGAGTAAGTGATATGAGAGGGGCTGTCACAGAAGCCTCTGGATGGAGAGGTGGAGGTGTGGAAATGCTGGGATTCCATGTGTGCTTTCCTCCCTGCGGAGGCACCAGGGCAGGGCAAACCGAAGGAGAGGCTTGCACTAGGTCAGCATCTCCCCCTGTGGGCCTCCTACTCCTGCCCCAGAAATGTCTGGGAGCTggttaaaaatgtagatttaccaattcctgggctcacccCCCTCCCAGACCCAGTGGCTCTGACTGGCAGCAGGTGGGGATCTGCACTTCTGACAGGCTCCGTGGTGGTTTTGAGCCATAGTGGCTGCAGCACATACAACCTACCCGTGTGGTCCCAGGAGGTCACACCTGCCTCTTGCTGTGCCTTTACAGAGCATAGTATCCAAACTGGGACCTCTGCCTCGGATCCTGAGGGACGTCCACACAGCACTGAGCACCCCAGGTAGTGGGCAGCTCCCAGGGACCAACGACCTGGCCTCCACACCGGGCTCTGGCAGCAGCAGCATCTCAGCTGGGCTGCAGAAGATGGTGATTGAGAACGATCTTTCCGGGTAAGAGCTGCCAGGCATGTTGGGTCTGGTGGGTGCGTGTGCAGACTAGGCACAGCCCATCTGTAATCTCAGATGGGAAAAGAGGATGCCTACATAGTGTTTATAAAACAAGCCTGGCAAGACTTGAGTTCTACAGGTCCTAAGTGGTGAACCTCCATTTGGGAAAAATCAGGGAAGCCTTCCTAGAGGAGGTGATgctataggttttttttgttttgttttaggaaaagTAGCATTTCCATTGGTAGAAAAGGCATTCTAGGTAGAGGGACAAGCACAAGCAAAGACATGATGAGTCAAAGAATAATTACTGGTCCCAAATACCCCCAGCATTTCCAGATCCGctgatatttgttaaaaatacacaTGTTCCTGGTATTTCCTGAGGCTGAGTCAGAATCTCCAGAAGTGGTGTTTAGCTGGGGGTGTTTTCAATAGGAGTTTGGtggctctgccaggctttgaGGCTGGGAACCCCAGAAAACATAAAGTGATGCTGAGACCCAGTCCTGGGGTCTGCTCTGCCTAAATAAGACACACATATGGCAGAGTGGGAGGCAAAACGTTCTTGTTTAAGTCAAAATAGGGACATTTCTATCAGTTCATGTTGAAGCATTTCTGCTCTACCCCTACTCTCCCCTCTCCCGCCAGGGATCCTTCTTACCCCAGCGTGTGAggctgcagctgcagcagcagagTTGGGAGTGTGGTCTCCCCAAGGCGGTGGCAGGGCAGGCTTTTAAGCAGGGGAGGGTGCTGAGATCAAGAACCTGCTGAGATCAAGAACCTGGGGTTAGGGGAGCCCAGGAGGGGCCAGAGATGCAGGCCCGCTGAGTCTTGCATTGGGTCTGTTCAGTGAACGTGCCAAGCGAAGACAAGCAGAGTCACATGCCAAGAGTTTGGAGTGGGGGGTGCAGTAGACAGCCCTTGAACAGCTGAGAGGCAGCCGGGCTCGTGAGTTCCGAAAAGACTGACCTGGTGTGTGGCCTGGGCAGCCAGGCCCCCACTGTTCTCCGTCTTTCCTGGCTCATCTGCTGCTCTAGCCAGCTCTCCCAGGCCCACGAGCACTGCAGCCCATCTCAGGGAGTGGTACTTTCTCTCCGTCTGAGGCTAAGCCAACCCATTCCCCATTCCAAGCCATATCAAGCCCCCCAAGTCCTTGCAGCCTGCAGTTCCCCCTGCCCACATTCTTTTCTCCAAAGCCCCCCTGGCCCCCAccatagttttgctttcttcCAAGGAGCTAGCTtctggggaggggccagggagaGGCCAGAGAAAAGCGTTGAGTGAGGAGGAGGCCAGGGCAAGTGCAGCCCTCCCCCCGAGTCATGCTCTCCACAGAGCCTGCTCTCATTCCTTGTTTTTGCCAGGAACTCCAGCCCCCGCCTGCCAGTCAAACAAGGGAGCGGCAGCAGGAGGCTGGGCAAGAGGAGGTTTCACCAGGCCCCCACTTCAGTTACCAGTCTGATTAGGAACAAGAGGGAAGAGGCAGAGGGAACCCAGTGACTCTGAAGTTGGGGTTCTCAATGCAGGATCCGTGGATAGCAGAGAGCCACTGAGTTGTGGCTTAGGGCTTAGCTAAGGAGGAGTTTTCCAGAGCAAGCCAGGCCCCAGTACCCATTGTCCCAAGATGCAGCTGAACAGGGAAGGGGTCTTCCAGGCAGCACGGCCTGAAATGTGCAGTGCTGGCCCCTAAAGAAGAGGTTCTGTGCAGGAgcagccgcctcagcctctggtcCCCGGATTCTCCCACTCCCGCCACCCCAGCGCAACCATCTCCCCAGCGCTGGCTCGGGCTGCCAGGCCCCGGCAGGTTGGCGGGTGCTGTTGGTTTGGACCCGCCTTGGCTGCACTCACAGttcttcttttccccttctttccctgTGTGTGCTTGTCTCCCTGCAGTCTGATAGATTTCACCCGGTTACCGTCTCCAACCCCCGAAAACAAGGACTTGTTTTTTGTCACAAGGTCCTCCGGGGTCCAGCCCTCACCTGCCCGCAGCTCGAGTTACTCGGAAGCCAACGAGCCTGATCTTCAGATGGCCAACGGTGGCAAGAGCCTCTCCATGGTGGACCTCCAGGACGCCCGCGCGCTGGACGGGGAGGCAGGCTCCCCGGTGGGCCCCGACGTCCTCCCCACAGATGGGCAGGCTGCTGCAGCTCAGCTGGTGGCCGGGTGGCCAGCCCGGGCAACCCCAGTGAACCTGGCAGGGCTGGCCACAGTGCGGCGGGCAGGCCAGACACCAACCACACCAGGCACCTCCGAGGGCGCGCCAGGCCGGCCCCAGCTGTTGGCACCGCTCTCCTTCCAGAACCCTGTGTACCAGATGGCGGCTGGTCTGCCGCTGTCACCCCGTGGCCTTGGCGACTCAGGCTCTGAGGGCCACAGCTCCCTGAGCTCACACAGCAACAGCGAGGAGTTGGCAGCCGCTGCCAAGCTGGGAAGTTTCAGCACTGCCGCGGAGGAGCTGGCTCGGCGGCCCGGTGAGCTGGCACGGCGACAGATGTCACTGACTGAAAAAGGCGGGCAGCCCACGGTGCCACGGCAGAACAGTGCTGGCCCCCAGAGGAGGATCGACCAGcctccgcccccacccccgccgccACCTCCTGCCCCCCGCGGCCGGACGCCCCCCAACCTGCTGAGCACCCTGCAGTACCCAAGACCCTCAAGCGGAACCCTGGCGTCAGCCTCACCTGATTGGGCGGGCCCCAGTACCCGCCTGAGGCAGCAGTCCTCTTCCTCCAAGGGGGACAGCCCAGAACTGAAGCCACGGGCAGTGCACAAGCAGGTCAGTGCTGCTAGtcagagggcagggctgggcacttGGGCCCAGCTGGGCTGTCATACCCCATACCATGCTCCTCCTCTTGGTCATTTCACCTCCACCCGCACCCAGCtgccatcccatcccatcccaccagCCTGCcacatgtgccaccaccccctccccctgGCTTCCTGAATCCTGTGAACCAAGGACACTGTAGCCTTGGGGAACTCCAGGCCCCTCTGTCAGTGCCCCTAGGGGCAGGCTGGggtcagagagaaagaggaggagagtgCATTCATCTTCAGTTCCAAGCCTGTCGAAGCCCCCACCCAGCTCTGGCCCCACACTCCCCTCCCAAAATGTTTTCACAGGCTGGACAGGCCTCCAGGCACAACCACCTGGAGCATGGATGACCCTGTCACCCAAAGGCTGCAGGCGGTGTCTGGAGTGGAGGTGCCTTGGGCTGacagcccagcctggccctgtCCCCTTCTCAGTGCAGCCTGCCCCGCTGCCCCCAGTGGCAGGGTCACTCGCTGTCCCCTTGGCAGCAGAGTGTGGTGCTCAGGAGGCCACCTGGCACCTGTCGGCTCTGCCTTTGGCTGCCGTCTGAGAGACAGTTCCCGGGTGGGGACTGCTCGGTAGGTGCTCAGTCAGCTGGAGGTCCCCTCTCTTCCCACCGTGTCCCAGAGTTGCTTGTCCTTGTGGCTCACCTGGGCCACTCCCGCCCCTGCTGCTTGccctccacctccctccagcccctcacAGCTGTGTTTCGTTGTAGGGCCCTTCACCCGTGAGCCCCAATGCCCTGGACCGCACAGCCGCTTGGCTCTTGACCATGAACGCGCAGTTGTTAGAAGACGAGGGCCTGGGCCCAGACCCCCCCCACAGGGATAGGCTAAGGAGTAAGGACGAGCTCAGCCAAGCAGAAAAGGTAAAGCTGGACCCTGGCAGCTCGGGACAGGGTGGGGCTGCCTCCCGGCAGCAGCTGATAGGAGTCTCTCCCCCAAGTCCCCCAGCAACGGGTGCTGCTGTCCTTGTGAAGGGCCCGTCACCTCTGAGCCCGTTCCCTGTGAGAATAGCAGTCAGTGGGGTCTGGAAGAAAAGCAACAAGAGGGATGGATTAGCAGCTTAGACCTGAGGCTTCCCATCTGCAGATTGAAATCACCAGGGAATTGTCTTGGATACAGACTCCTGGGACCTCTGGGAAGGCTCCTTAGCCCGGGCACTGAGGCAGTTGAGCTTCCTGAGGACGTGGGGGTTGAAGGCTGAGGGTGCCCAAGAGACATATAGAAGCCCCCTTGAGGGTGCCTGGTacctgaggaggcagaggcatgggTCCCCAGGATGGCTGGGAGAGCCACCCCAGCCTGGCCCCCGGGGTTTGTGCCTGCCCACGGCCTGGCTGTTCGCCCCTCTGGTCTCCACCAGGGCCTGGGAAAGAAACAGCAGTTACCAGCGTGGGGGGTGGGGTCAGGCTGCCATTGAGATGTTTTCTTCCCCACCCCCGGGAAAAGAAtctattctaaaaattaaaatctcaccCTGCCACACACTCTACCATCTGCTGGGGCAAGGGGATGCTTCGTTGGTCTCCCAAGCCTTCCAGCTGTGGCAGCTGCTCTGGATCTGGGGGTAGTTTTTGTCTCCTACTGCCAGCTGCAGTCCATGTAGACGGAGGAACCAGCGCAGGCCCCAGAACGGCAGGCGCTTCTCCACTCCCCTCTGGATGCTCTCGCCCCCCCTGGGCCTTAGGAAAGCCTGTGGCAACCTCTCGAGCAAGGGTATTGAGGTCAGAATGGCAGAACTCCTTCTCCCTGGCCTCAGGCGAGGCCCGTCTCCATGCTGCATCCTGCCACTGCCACCATCCCCGGTCCGCTACATCCACCTGCTTTCACCATAGTTACATGAAGGGGACCAGGGGACAGCGGACAGTGCCCCCAGAGCCAGAGTTTGGCTGGGGAGCGAGGAGGCCTGGCCTCACTCCAGGCTCTTTGCATCCGTGTCCTCAGGGCGTCTGGCCCCTCTCGATCCCGGCGTTGCCTTTCCTCGCTCAGTGCAGAGCACCTGGCTCCTCTGTGCAGCCACGCCGCTTCCCAGCCTCATCCACATCCCTGCTCCACCCTGATGGTCGGGGTCTGTGCTGGACTGAGGCAGATCGAGCCTGGACCACCTGCCtttcaattctctctctctccatttcctcatGCCACTGCCACCCCGTGGCTTTAGATTCAAACAGAGCCTGGGAAGCTGGGATCTTACCCTGCTAGTCAGTCGCTCTTCATGTGACATGGTCACcttgtctgggcctcagtttcccctcctgcAGAGCTCCCACCTCTCAGGGTGCTGTCACATGTCCTTCACATATCCAAGGGTTTTTTAACCTTTGTCATAAAAAGTTCAAAGCCCTAGTTACACCCTCACTCCTGGGATTTGGGTTTGAGTCTTCATCCCTGCTGTAGCTGTACAGGTCAGGCTGGGAGCTTGGAGTGGAGACCCCTGGGTGGGGCACAGGCACGCGTCTGGCTGCAGCCCCCGCCAGCTGGGCTCCTTGGGCATCTTGCTATGTGAAGTGGGCGGGTCACAGCCACTGGGGCCTTCCAAGTGGGGTCCCTCCTACCCTTCCTCCCACTCGGGCTGATGAAGCTGTGCTCTCTGTGTCCTGGGTGCTGTGCCCGTGGACGCTGCCCTCCTGGTAGGACCTGGCGGTGCTGCAGGACAAGCTGCGAATCTCCACCAAGAAGCTGGAGGAGTATGAGACCCTGTTCAAGTGCCAGGAGGAGACGACGCAGAAGCTGGTGCTGGAGTACCAGGCACGGCTGGAGGAGGGCGAGGAGCGGCTGCGGCGGCAGCAGGAGGACAAGGACATCCAGATGAAGGGCATCATCAGCAGGTGGGGCCCACACCTGCCTGGCCTGGCCACAGGCAGGGCAGCCATCGCTGCCTTCGAGGAGGCCCCTGGTCGGGGAGCCTCCTCAAAGGATGAGCTGAAtgtggagagaggagggaagagagtggCTGGGCCGTGGGAGCAGCGTGAgcacaggcctggaggcaggaGGTGGCCTAGAGGGTGGGCAGCCCATGCAGAATACAAAGCTGGGGATGAGGCTGGATCAATGACAGCTGGCTCCCGACGGGCCTGAGCCCCTACAAGGAGCCACGCCATCTTAGTAAGCACTCTCAGGGGCGCTGAGAAGCTGGATTGGGGGGTGCCAGGAAAGACAGTGAGGACACAATACAGGGTAAGAAAAGTGGGAATGAGCGTCAGTTACGTATAGTAGGTGAAGGTGGAAGACACAGCATAGCCCCCAGATTCCTACCAAGAGTGTCTGGGTGTGGGCGTATCAGGGTACCAGTTACTGAGCTGGAAACTGTTAAGAGGAGTAgtttgggtggggagggagagggggatggTGCCAGTCTGATATCCTGAGTTTTAAGGGGCCTGGGTTATCTGGGAAAGGGCTTCAGAGGAACAGCGGGTTTTAATGCTGACTCTCATCTTTTTGAAGACTTATGTCAGGCCCCATGTTGAcgcctccatctctgtctctgtctctgcctatGGGTAGGGCATCCCTACCTTGGTGTCAGGCAGGGAGTGCAGTCAACCCCAGGGTCCCAGTCGTGGAGTTTACTTCCTTCTCAGTAATACCAGGCACAGGAGGAGAGACAGTGTGTCTTGTTTGAATTGGCTTGGCCTAAGACCCCATCAGCTGGACAGACCAAGCAGGTGTGCAAGAGCCAGGAAGGCCTCTGCTCCATGCTTTGTCCATGGCATAAGCCCTTCCCGGATTCCTCCTTTTTAGACCACTTGTTTCTCTGTTCCTGACTGTTGTTTGCTTCATTTACTTATAGTTTTGTTCATTATGAAATAGTTAACATGAGTGAAACCAGGGTGACTAGAAACCTGCTGTTCACTTGATCTCCAGCTCTGCTCTTGGCTCACCTTGTGTGTGTTTCCAAGAATGGAAACGCTTTTCAGTTTAACTGCCTTCTCCACATTGTGTGTATTCTCTGATATTTGCATGTTCTGAATTCAGAGACTTGCTTAACACGTTCGTTTCTACTAACCAATCCTGGAATATTTCCTCCTTAATGTAAATATCAGGTAGATAGTGTTCAAGTATTCCATATCCTTACTGgcttttctatttctcccttcagtccAACTGGTTTTTGCTTTATGTACCCTGGAACTATTCttaggtgcatacacatttaggcTATTTATGTACTATTGTTGAATTAACCTCTTTGTCATTATAAAATCACTTTCTTTATCCCTTGGaatattctttgctctgaaatctgccTTGTCTGCTATTAATGTAGCCACCCCAACTTCCTTTTGATTCGTGTTAGTATGGTATAGCTTTTTTTTATCCTCATGCGTTTAACTCATTGTCTtggtccattcaggct
The nucleotide sequence above comes from Nomascus leucogenys isolate Asia chromosome 8, Asia_NLE_v1, whole genome shotgun sequence. Encoded proteins:
- the DAB2IP gene encoding disabled homolog 2-interacting protein isoform X9, which codes for MPRLKESRSHESLLSPSSAVEALDLSMEEEVVIKPVHSSILGQDYCFEVTTSSGSKCFSCRSAAERDKWMENLRRAVHPNKDNSRRVEHILKLWVIEAKDLPAKKKYLCELCLDDVLYARTTGKLKTDNVFWGEHFEFHNLPPLRTVTVHLYRETDKKKKKERNSYLGLVSLPAASVAGRQFVEKWYPVVTPNPKGGKGPGPMIRIKARYQTITILPMEMYKEFAEHITNHYLGLCAALEPILSAKTKEEMASALVHILQSTGKVKDFLTDLMMSEVDRCGDNEHLIFRENTLATKAIEEYLKLVGQKYLQDALGEFIKALYESDENCEVDPSKCSAADLPEHQGNLKMCCELAFCKIINSYCVFPRELKEVFASWRQECSSRGRPDISERLISASLFLRFLCPAIMSPSLFNLLQEYPDDRTARTLTLIAKVTQNLANFAKFGSKEEYMSFMNQFLEHEWTNMQRFLLEISNPETLSNTAGFEGYIDLGRELSSLHSLLWEAVSQLEQSIVSKLGPLPRILRDVHTALSTPGSGQLPGTNDLASTPGSGSSSISAGLQKMVIENDLSGLIDFTRLPSPTPENKDLFFVTRSSGVQPSPARSSSYSEANEPDLQMANGGKSLSMVDLQDARALDGEAGSPVGPDVLPTDGQAAAAQLVAGWPARATPVNLAGLATVRRAGQTPTTPGTSEGAPGRPQLLAPLSFQNPVYQMAAGLPLSPRGLGDSGSEGHSSLSSHSNSEELAAAAKLGSFSTAAEELARRPGELARRQMSLTEKGGQPTVPRQNSAGPQRRIDQPPPPPPPPPPAPRGRTPPNLLSTLQYPRPSSGTLASASPDWAGPSTRLRQQSSSSKGDSPELKPRAVHKQGPSPVSPNALDRTAAWLLTMNAQLLEDEGLGPDPPHRDRLRSKDELSQAEKDLAVLQDKLRISTKKLEEYETLFKCQEETTQKLVLEYQARLEEGEERLRRQQEDKDIQMKGIISRLMSVEEELKKDHAEMQAAVDSKQKIIDAQEKRIASLDAANARLMSALTQLKERYSMQARNGISPTNPTKLQITENGEFRNSSNC